One part of the Dyadobacter sp. 676 genome encodes these proteins:
- a CDS encoding ATP-binding protein, with protein MKIKTKLRLGIGLLFAMITVLAVVGIRQVSLLSADSRNILVANHNSLQYTRQMLQALDELEVHAGALDVFKKNLEAQQKNITEIGERELTARLTDHFEKLRANVRDKGVIARIRSDALEIMRVNLDAINRKSHIAGQTAKSSMVWIGITGTLCFVIAFTLFVNLPGNIANPIRELTESIRQIANENYTERVHFGSRDEYGQLAQSFNTMAEKLEEYNSSNLARLMMEKKRVETLIDNMHDPVIGLDENRKVIFANEEARKVTGLQAAGLVGRDAADVALHNDLVRSLVKDISEPQAKHSEQPAPIKIYADDKESYFEKEYVDISIVPTGEQQPRSIGHVIILRNVTPYKELDFAKTNFIANVSHELKTPISSIKITLDLLRNERVGETNEEQRNLLDSIREDADRLLKITGELLNITQVESGKIQLNIGTASPGEIVRYAVAATETQAESRDIRLQIEENGVRSHVLADSEKTAWVLTNLISNAIRYSYDHSSVQIALTEDDETVQIAVRDNGQGISQEYKDKIFDRYFRVPGSAREGTGLGLAISREFMEAQNGTLTVESELGAGSTFTIGLKKAG; from the coding sequence ATGAAGATCAAAACCAAACTGAGGCTGGGGATCGGCCTGCTTTTCGCCATGATCACCGTGCTGGCTGTGGTGGGGATCAGGCAGGTGAGCCTGCTTTCGGCGGATTCGCGCAATATCCTCGTCGCCAATCATAATTCCCTGCAATACACGCGCCAGATGCTGCAAGCGCTCGACGAGCTGGAAGTGCACGCCGGCGCATTGGATGTATTTAAAAAGAATCTCGAAGCGCAACAGAAAAATATTACGGAAATCGGGGAAAGGGAGCTTACCGCACGGCTGACGGACCATTTCGAAAAACTCAGGGCAAATGTGCGCGACAAGGGCGTAATCGCGCGGATCCGCAGCGATGCGCTCGAAATCATGCGCGTTAACCTCGACGCCATAAACCGCAAAAGCCACATTGCCGGCCAGACGGCCAAAAGCTCGATGGTGTGGATCGGCATTACCGGCACGCTGTGCTTCGTAATCGCGTTTACCCTGTTCGTCAACCTGCCGGGCAATATCGCTAACCCGATCCGCGAGCTAACGGAAAGCATCCGCCAGATCGCCAACGAGAACTACACCGAACGCGTACATTTCGGCAGTCGCGACGAATACGGGCAGCTCGCACAGTCGTTCAACACGATGGCGGAGAAACTGGAAGAGTACAACAGCAGCAATCTGGCCAGATTAATGATGGAAAAAAAGCGGGTGGAGACGCTGATAGACAATATGCATGACCCGGTGATCGGGCTGGATGAGAACCGCAAGGTGATTTTTGCCAACGAAGAGGCCAGGAAAGTGACCGGCCTGCAAGCAGCCGGGCTCGTCGGCCGCGATGCCGCGGACGTGGCGCTGCATAACGACCTCGTACGCTCGCTGGTGAAAGATATTTCAGAACCGCAGGCGAAGCATAGCGAGCAGCCGGCGCCGATCAAGATTTATGCCGACGATAAGGAGAGCTATTTTGAAAAAGAATATGTCGATATTTCTATCGTGCCCACAGGCGAGCAGCAACCGAGATCGATAGGGCACGTGATCATCCTGCGGAACGTGACGCCGTACAAGGAGCTGGATTTTGCCAAAACGAACTTCATCGCCAACGTCTCCCATGAACTCAAAACGCCCATTTCCTCGATCAAAATCACGCTGGATCTTCTGCGCAACGAGCGCGTGGGCGAAACCAACGAGGAACAGCGCAACCTGCTCGACAGCATCCGCGAGGATGCCGACCGCCTTCTGAAAATCACAGGCGAACTGTTGAACATCACCCAGGTGGAAAGCGGGAAAATTCAGCTGAATATCGGCACTGCGTCGCCCGGCGAAATCGTCCGATATGCAGTTGCCGCTACCGAAACCCAGGCCGAAAGCCGCGATATCCGCTTGCAAATTGAAGAAAACGGCGTGCGCTCGCATGTTCTGGCCGATTCGGAAAAGACAGCCTGGGTACTGACGAACCTGATTTCCAATGCGATCCGCTATTCCTACGACCATTCGAGCGTTCAAATCGCATTGACCGAGGATGACGAAACGGTGCAAATTGCGGTCAGGGACAATGGCCAGGGTATTTCACAGGAATATAAGGATAAGATTTTCGACCGCTATTTCCGTGTACCGGGTTCAGCCCGGGAGGGAACCGGCCTGGGCCTGGCAATCAGCCGCGAATTTATGGAAGCCCAGAACGGCACGCTTACCGTTGAAAGCGAGCTCGGTGCGGGCAGCACTTTCACAATCGGACTGAAAAAGGCCGGGTAA
- a CDS encoding universal stress protein has translation METSNAEHFLELIRKSRRGKFKIYIGMSAGVGKTYRMLQEAHALLRTGIDVKIGYIETHQRKETHELLEGLPVIPRRKLFYKGKELEEFDVQAVIALRPEVVIVDELAHSNIEGSKNAKRWQDVLDILDAGINVISAVNIQHIESLNQEVREITGVEVAERIPDKVLGLADEVVNIDLTADELITRLKEGKIYREEKVQVALQHFFKPRHILQLRELALKEVASQVERKVESEIQPGMALKHERFLACISSNEKTARNVIRKTARLANYYHSTWFLLYVQTPRESASRIGLAKQRHLINNFKLATELGGNVIRIGSGSIAKTIVEVAEKNKITTICIGKPHLNLFKVILATNVFNGLLNKMSSSDIDLVILS, from the coding sequence ATGGAAACCAGCAACGCCGAACATTTCCTCGAACTGATCCGAAAATCGAGAAGGGGCAAATTCAAGATATACATCGGTATGAGCGCCGGCGTGGGCAAAACCTACCGCATGTTGCAGGAAGCTCACGCACTCTTGCGAACCGGCATCGATGTGAAGATCGGTTATATCGAAACCCATCAACGGAAAGAGACGCACGAATTGCTGGAAGGCCTGCCGGTGATCCCCAGGCGGAAGCTGTTTTACAAGGGTAAGGAGCTGGAAGAGTTCGACGTGCAGGCCGTGATCGCGCTGCGGCCGGAAGTTGTGATAGTCGACGAGCTGGCGCACTCGAATATCGAGGGTAGCAAGAACGCCAAGCGATGGCAGGATGTGCTGGATATCCTCGACGCGGGAATTAACGTGATTTCGGCCGTGAACATCCAGCATATCGAGAGCCTGAACCAGGAAGTAAGGGAAATCACCGGCGTGGAGGTGGCCGAACGCATTCCCGACAAAGTGCTTGGCCTGGCCGACGAGGTCGTGAATATCGACCTTACCGCCGACGAGCTGATTACCCGTTTGAAAGAGGGCAAAATTTACCGGGAGGAAAAGGTCCAGGTCGCATTGCAGCATTTCTTCAAGCCCCGGCACATCCTCCAACTGCGCGAGCTGGCATTGAAAGAAGTGGCTTCTCAGGTGGAGCGGAAGGTGGAGAGTGAAATACAGCCGGGAATGGCGCTCAAACACGAGCGGTTCCTGGCGTGCATCAGCAGTAATGAAAAGACGGCCCGCAATGTGATCCGTAAAACGGCTCGGCTTGCGAATTACTATCACAGTACCTGGTTTCTGCTGTATGTGCAAACGCCCCGCGAGTCGGCGAGCCGTATCGGGCTGGCGAAGCAGCGGCATTTGATCAACAATTTCAAACTGGCCACCGAACTCGGAGGGAATGTGATCAGAATCGGAAGCGGCAGCATTGCCAAAACGATCGTGGAAGTGGCCGAAAAGAACAAGATCACAACGATATGCATCGGAAAGCCCCATTTGAATCTTTTCAAGGTTATCCTCGCAACGAATGTCTTCAACGGGCTTTTAAATAAAATGTCTTCTTCCGACATTGACCTCGTAATACTTTCCTGA
- the kdpB gene encoding potassium-transporting ATPase subunit KdpB, whose product MKAQNTSLFRGDLVREALVQSFIKLDPRIMFRNPVMFTVWIGTFVMLIVNLWVISGEKSQGGLVYNLVIFVILLLTLLFANFAEAIAEARGKAQANSLRKTREETPAKWIQPIGDMYVNEIKIIPSSQLRKGHIFLCEAGDIIPTDGEIVEGLATIDESAITGESAPVIREAGGDKSSVTGGTKVLSDRIKVKVTIEPGESFLDKMIALVEGASRQKTPNEIALTILLAGFTLVFIIVCVTLKPFGDFAKTPITIAAFISLFVCLIPTTIGGLLSAIGIAGMDRALRANVITKSGKAVETAGDIDTLLLDKTGTITIGNRKATNFWPAKGIDKSHFIRAAALSSVADETPEGKSIIELAGLHPDYLRVENPTFIGFTAETRSSGVNFADTRIRKGASDAIRKLTEKAANAFPDDVAAKVRDISSNGGTPLVVAENEHVIGVIELQDVIKPGIQERFERLRKMGVKTVMVTGDNPLTARYIAGRAGVDDYIAEARPEDKMNYIKAEQQKGKLVAMMGDGTNDAPALAQADVGVAMNSGTQAAKEAGNMVDLDNDPTKLIEIVEIGKQLLMTRGTLTTFSIANDVAKYFAIVPALFIASVPALQGLNIMRLHSPESAILSAIIFNAVIIPLLIPLALKGVAYKPIGASALLRRNLLIYGLGGVLVPFAGIKAIDLIVSVWF is encoded by the coding sequence AGCTCGATCCCCGGATCATGTTCCGCAACCCGGTTATGTTTACAGTCTGGATCGGCACATTTGTTATGCTGATCGTGAATTTATGGGTGATATCGGGAGAAAAATCGCAGGGGGGTCTGGTTTACAACCTGGTAATCTTCGTGATCCTTCTGCTTACGTTGCTGTTTGCGAATTTCGCCGAGGCCATTGCGGAGGCGCGCGGTAAAGCTCAGGCCAACAGCTTGCGTAAAACCCGCGAAGAAACGCCTGCCAAATGGATTCAGCCGATTGGCGATATGTATGTGAATGAAATCAAAATCATCCCGTCGTCACAGTTGCGCAAGGGGCATATTTTTCTTTGCGAAGCCGGAGACATCATCCCTACCGACGGTGAGATCGTCGAAGGTCTCGCTACGATCGACGAAAGCGCCATTACGGGCGAATCGGCGCCCGTGATCCGCGAGGCGGGCGGTGACAAAAGCAGCGTTACCGGCGGCACCAAAGTTCTTTCCGACCGTATCAAGGTGAAGGTCACCATCGAGCCGGGCGAAAGCTTTCTGGACAAAATGATCGCATTGGTGGAAGGCGCGAGCCGCCAGAAAACGCCGAACGAGATCGCATTAACGATCCTTCTGGCCGGTTTTACACTCGTTTTTATCATCGTATGCGTCACATTGAAACCGTTTGGCGATTTCGCGAAAACGCCCATTACCATTGCGGCATTCATTTCGCTTTTCGTCTGCCTTATCCCGACCACGATCGGGGGATTGCTCTCGGCGATCGGCATCGCCGGTATGGACCGTGCATTGCGTGCCAATGTGATCACCAAAAGTGGAAAAGCCGTAGAAACAGCCGGCGATATCGACACATTGCTGCTCGATAAAACCGGCACGATCACGATCGGTAACCGTAAAGCCACCAATTTCTGGCCTGCCAAAGGCATCGACAAAAGCCATTTCATTAGAGCGGCCGCATTGAGCTCCGTAGCCGACGAAACCCCCGAGGGTAAATCGATTATCGAGCTCGCCGGCCTGCATCCCGATTACTTGCGTGTCGAAAATCCGACATTCATCGGGTTTACTGCCGAAACGCGCAGCTCAGGTGTAAACTTCGCGGATACCCGCATCCGCAAGGGGGCATCGGACGCGATCCGCAAACTGACCGAAAAAGCCGCCAATGCATTTCCGGACGACGTGGCGGCGAAAGTGCGCGATATTTCCAGCAATGGCGGTACGCCGCTGGTGGTGGCCGAGAACGAGCACGTGATCGGAGTAATCGAGTTGCAGGATGTGATCAAGCCCGGCATTCAGGAACGCTTTGAAAGGCTGCGAAAAATGGGTGTCAAAACCGTAATGGTAACCGGTGACAACCCGTTGACAGCCAGATATATTGCCGGGAGGGCCGGCGTGGATGATTACATCGCCGAGGCCAGGCCGGAAGACAAAATGAATTATATCAAGGCCGAACAGCAGAAAGGCAAGCTCGTAGCCATGATGGGCGACGGTACCAACGATGCCCCGGCGTTGGCACAGGCCGACGTGGGTGTAGCCATGAACAGCGGTACGCAAGCCGCCAAGGAAGCGGGTAATATGGTCGACCTGGATAATGACCCGACCAAGCTGATCGAAATCGTTGAAATCGGGAAGCAACTGCTGATGACCCGTGGCACCCTCACCACATTCAGCATCGCCAACGACGTCGCCAAATACTTCGCCATTGTGCCCGCATTGTTTATTGCGTCGGTTCCCGCCCTGCAAGGGCTCAATATTATGCGCCTGCACAGTCCGGAAAGTGCAATTTTGTCGGCCATCATCTTCAACGCCGTCATTATTCCGCTGCTGATTCCCCTGGCCTTGAAAGGAGTAGCCTACAAACCGATCGGGGCGAGCGCATTGCTGCGACGGAACTTGCTGATTTATGGGCTGGGAGGAGTGCTGGTGCCTTTTGCAGGGATTAAGGCGATTGATTTGATTGTAAGTGTCTGGTTTTAG
- a CDS encoding porin — protein MKTLLFTLLAIASVSHATAQDSTRSMSPLAVSAYVETYYLQEFHKTGNHTMPGFIYNHNRTGEVSLNLAFLKAGYTHEHVRANLALAAGTYMNANYAGEPGVLKNVFEANAGIKISRNRNLWLDAGIMPSHIGFESAIGKDNWALTRSLMAENTPYFETGLKLAYTTQDSKWYLSAMYLNGWQRIQRADGNSTPAFGTQITFKPNAAVTLNYSTFIGSDKPDSTRQMRYYHNIYGIFQFSDQWALTTGFDIGSEQKAKGSGTYNTVYVPVTILRFSPSSKIDIAVRGEYYHDKNGVIVATGTSSGFRTFGTSLNFDYRVTPQVMWRIEARNLRSRDAIFNGKDADLSKNKTYLTTALTFALN, from the coding sequence ATGAAAACCTTGCTATTCACTCTACTTGCCATTGCCTCTGTTTCGCACGCTACTGCACAGGATTCGACACGGTCCATGTCGCCATTAGCGGTGAGCGCTTATGTGGAGACGTATTATTTACAGGAATTCCACAAAACCGGTAACCATACCATGCCCGGTTTTATCTACAACCATAACCGGACGGGCGAAGTGAGCCTGAACCTCGCATTCCTGAAAGCCGGCTATACGCATGAACACGTGCGAGCGAATCTGGCGTTGGCGGCGGGTACCTACATGAATGCCAATTACGCCGGCGAACCCGGCGTGCTGAAAAACGTATTCGAAGCGAATGCGGGGATAAAGATTTCCCGGAACCGGAACCTATGGCTCGACGCGGGCATTATGCCGTCCCATATCGGTTTCGAAAGCGCGATCGGGAAAGACAACTGGGCTTTGACGCGAAGCCTGATGGCGGAAAACACGCCTTATTTCGAAACAGGTTTGAAGTTGGCCTACACCACACAGGACTCTAAATGGTACCTCTCCGCAATGTACCTTAACGGCTGGCAACGTATTCAGCGGGCGGACGGTAATTCCACGCCCGCATTCGGGACGCAGATTACCTTTAAACCAAATGCGGCTGTGACATTGAATTACAGCACATTCATAGGCAGTGACAAGCCCGACAGTACGCGGCAAATGCGGTATTACCATAATATTTACGGAATATTTCAGTTTTCGGACCAATGGGCCCTTACCACCGGTTTCGACATCGGCAGCGAGCAGAAGGCAAAGGGCAGCGGTACGTATAACACGGTTTACGTGCCGGTAACGATCCTGCGCTTTTCACCTTCTTCCAAAATCGATATCGCGGTCCGCGGAGAGTACTATCATGACAAGAACGGGGTGATCGTCGCTACGGGCACCAGTAGTGGCTTCCGGACTTTCGGTACATCGCTGAACTTCGACTACCGGGTCACCCCGCAGGTAATGTGGCGGATCGAGGCACGCAATCTCCGCAGCCGCGACGCCATTTTCAATGGTAAGGATGCTGATTTGTCCAAAAACAAGACTTACCTGACTACCGCCCTGACTTTCGCATTGAATTGA
- a CDS encoding K(+)-transporting ATPase subunit C, whose protein sequence is MKQHILPAIRLTAVTLLFFSGVYTLAIFGIAQLFPNHGRGEVIEQNGKRYYANIGQSFTDDRYFNSRPSAVKYNASGSGGSNKGPSNEEYLGVVQARIDTFLMHNPDVRKADIPVELVTASGSGLDPHISEKAALVQVNRIAKVRNVSRQKLQQLVNEHIEGPLLGMFGPTKINVLKLNLALDQLK, encoded by the coding sequence ATGAAACAACACATTCTTCCGGCGATCCGGCTGACGGCCGTGACGCTCTTATTCTTCTCCGGTGTATATACGCTGGCGATTTTCGGCATTGCACAGCTCTTTCCTAACCATGGCAGAGGAGAGGTTATCGAACAAAACGGCAAGCGGTACTATGCCAATATCGGGCAATCGTTTACGGACGACAGGTATTTCAATTCGCGCCCCTCGGCGGTTAAGTATAATGCATCCGGTAGCGGCGGCAGCAACAAAGGGCCTTCCAATGAGGAGTATCTTGGCGTAGTGCAGGCCCGCATCGACACTTTTTTAATGCATAATCCTGATGTACGAAAGGCCGATATTCCTGTGGAGCTCGTCACAGCGAGTGGTAGCGGGCTGGACCCGCACATTTCCGAAAAAGCGGCGCTGGTGCAGGTGAACAGGATCGCGAAAGTGCGTAATGTATCCCGGCAGAAATTACAGCAACTGGTTAATGAGCATATTGAGGGACCATTGCTCGGAATGTTCGGTCCGACGAAAATCAATGTGCTGAAACTGAACCTGGCACTCGACCAATTGAAGTAG